Proteins encoded in a region of the Agromyces protaetiae genome:
- the arfA gene encoding arabinosylfuranosidase ArfA, which translates to MRSAHLALDPDHTVGPIRRELFGGFVEHLGRHIYDGIYEPGHPTADADGFRTDVIELVKGLGVTTIRYPGGNFVSGFKWEDSVGPRETRPRRLDLAWHSTEPNEVGLHEFAGWLEKVGSELMLAVNLGTRGVAEAIELLEYSNIPGGTELSERRIANGRREPFAVEMWCLGNEMDGPWQLGHRSADDYGKLAAQTAKAMRMLDPSVRLVVCGSSSAHMPTFGEWERVVLGHTYDDVDLISCHAYYEEQDGDLGSFLASAVDMDGFIESVVATADHVRAVNGSTKRIDISFDEWNVWYNSRFEQVDKLAGIGNWPVAPRLLEDVYTVADAVVFGNLMISLIKHADRVASASLAQLVNVIAPIMTEPGGPAWRQTTYFPFAITSRLARGRALRLAIDAPTYATGRYGEVPLVDAVATHDDETGNSALFLVNRSVDEEITVRVGVQSLGDVQVVESHTLADADVTAKNTLEHPDRVAPQRNTSVRVEDGVLTVTLPAVSWTALALGRRGAS; encoded by the coding sequence ATGCGCTCCGCTCACCTCGCCCTCGATCCGGACCACACGGTCGGGCCCATCCGCCGGGAGCTCTTCGGCGGCTTCGTCGAGCATCTCGGACGTCACATCTACGACGGCATCTACGAGCCGGGGCATCCGACCGCCGACGCCGATGGGTTCCGCACCGACGTGATCGAGCTGGTCAAAGGGCTCGGCGTCACGACCATCCGATACCCCGGCGGCAACTTCGTCTCGGGATTCAAGTGGGAGGACTCGGTCGGTCCCCGCGAGACACGTCCCCGCCGGCTCGACCTCGCGTGGCATTCGACCGAGCCGAACGAGGTCGGCCTGCACGAGTTCGCCGGCTGGCTGGAGAAGGTCGGCAGCGAGCTCATGCTCGCGGTGAACCTCGGCACGCGCGGCGTCGCCGAGGCGATCGAGCTGCTCGAGTACAGCAACATCCCGGGCGGTACCGAGCTCAGCGAGCGGCGGATCGCGAACGGACGTCGCGAGCCGTTCGCGGTGGAGATGTGGTGCCTCGGCAACGAGATGGACGGGCCGTGGCAACTCGGTCACCGCAGCGCCGACGACTACGGCAAGCTCGCCGCGCAGACCGCGAAGGCGATGCGCATGCTCGACCCGTCGGTGCGGCTGGTGGTCTGCGGTTCCTCGAGCGCCCACATGCCGACGTTCGGCGAGTGGGAACGGGTGGTGCTCGGCCACACCTACGACGACGTGGACCTGATCTCGTGCCACGCCTACTACGAGGAGCAGGACGGCGACCTCGGCAGCTTCCTCGCGTCCGCGGTGGACATGGACGGATTCATCGAGTCGGTCGTCGCCACGGCCGACCACGTGCGCGCCGTCAACGGTTCGACGAAACGGATCGACATCTCGTTCGACGAGTGGAACGTCTGGTACAACTCCCGGTTCGAGCAGGTCGACAAACTCGCCGGCATCGGCAACTGGCCCGTCGCACCGCGCCTGCTCGAGGACGTCTACACGGTCGCCGACGCCGTCGTGTTCGGCAACCTGATGATCTCGCTCATCAAACACGCAGACCGGGTCGCCTCGGCATCGCTCGCCCAGCTGGTGAACGTCATCGCCCCGATCATGACCGAGCCGGGCGGACCGGCCTGGCGGCAGACCACGTACTTCCCGTTCGCGATCACCTCCCGGCTCGCGCGTGGACGGGCGCTCCGGCTCGCGATCGACGCACCGACGTATGCGACCGGGCGGTACGGCGAGGTGCCGCTCGTCGATGCGGTCGCGACCCACGACGACGAGACCGGGAACAGCGCGCTGTTCCTCGTCAATCGCAGCGTCGACGAGGAGATCACCGTGCGCGTGGGCGTGCAGTCGCTGGGCGACGTCCAGGTCGTCGAATCGCACACGCTCGCCGACGCCGACGTGACCGCGAAGAACACGCTCGAGCATCCGGACCGCGTCGCGCCGCAGCGGAACACGTCCGTCCGCGTCGAGGACGGCGTGCTGACCGTGACCCTGCCGGCCGTGTCGTGGACGGCGCTCGCGCTCGGACGCCGCGGCGCGAGCTGA
- a CDS encoding NAD(P)H-hydrate epimerase, whose product MRRAAAALAAAIRREAAIRREAGGADASGGTVLVLAGSGDNGGDALFAAAELAQGGLEVVAIPTGSRLHDEASAAAHAAGVRFLDRDDDAGFAVAADAAALVIDGILGTGTGTGAGAGASASAGTGASASVEPALRGRARELVAALLPVVEQTGARVIAVDLPSGIHPDDGSVPDPTVLRATLTVTFGAIKAGLLLEPGAGYAGRIELVDLGLGPELATMTPLISP is encoded by the coding sequence ATGCGCCGTGCGGCGGCCGCGCTCGCGGCGGCGATCCGGCGCGAGGCGGCGATCCGGCGCGAGGCGGGCGGGGCGGATGCCTCGGGCGGCACCGTGCTCGTCCTCGCGGGTTCCGGCGACAACGGCGGCGACGCGCTGTTCGCGGCGGCCGAGCTCGCGCAGGGCGGGCTCGAGGTCGTGGCGATCCCGACGGGGTCGCGGTTGCACGACGAGGCATCCGCGGCGGCCCACGCAGCCGGCGTGCGGTTCCTCGACCGAGACGACGATGCCGGGTTCGCCGTCGCCGCGGACGCGGCCGCGCTCGTGATCGACGGGATCCTCGGCACGGGCACGGGCACGGGTGCGGGTGCGGGCGCGAGCGCGAGCGCGGGCACGGGCGCGAGCGCGAGCGTTGAGCCCGCCCTGCGTGGGCGCGCACGTGAGCTCGTCGCCGCACTGCTCCCCGTGGTGGAACAGACGGGCGCGCGCGTGATCGCGGTCGACCTCCCGAGCGGCATCCACCCCGACGACGGCAGCGTGCCGGACCCGACGGTCCTCCGCGCGACGCTGACCGTCACCTTCGGGGCGATCAAGGCCGGCCTGCTGCTCGAGCCCGGCGCCGGCTACGCCGGACGCATCGAGCTCGTCGACCTGGGCCTCGGCCCCGAGCTCGCCACGATGACCCCGCTCATCTCCCCCTGA
- a CDS encoding GyrI-like domain-containing protein → MDTRIIDRPAFRLVGYAARVPLVDHGRNPHIEAHITSLPTDAHRRLEAIGDTEPAGLLRVSADVDPDYAEGSRFTFVFGVALDTPSPVPDGLDLIEVPAGTWAVFRTTASFQSAWMSIVSEWFPSNPWRLRPGPSIVTDRGDEHGPSTAEVWIPVERA, encoded by the coding sequence GTGGACACTCGCATCATCGACCGCCCGGCCTTCCGCCTCGTCGGCTACGCCGCTCGCGTTCCGCTCGTCGATCACGGACGCAACCCGCACATCGAGGCACACATCACGTCGCTGCCGACGGATGCACATAGGCGACTCGAGGCGATCGGAGACACCGAACCGGCGGGCTTACTCCGGGTCAGCGCAGACGTCGACCCCGACTACGCGGAGGGCAGTCGGTTCACGTTCGTGTTCGGCGTCGCCCTCGACACACCGTCGCCGGTGCCCGACGGTCTCGACCTGATCGAGGTGCCTGCAGGCACGTGGGCCGTGTTTCGCACGACCGCGTCATTTCAGTCCGCGTGGATGAGCATCGTCAGCGAGTGGTTCCCGTCGAATCCTTGGCGTCTGCGCCCGGGGCCGTCGATCGTCACCGACCGCGGAGATGAGCACGGCCCTTCGACGGCCGAAGTCTGGATACCCGTTGAGCGCGCGTAG
- a CDS encoding TrmH family RNA methyltransferase, with protein MSARRDPVQDGRAQFTRLERNVMQISRPNARFQQWEALRRNRNKRQRAGEFLVQGVRPISVAIERGWPIRAVLYTADRSLSQWAVRVLERSGGERVAVAPELLRQLSDKAQHAPELVAVVAMPDDQLSRIPVESSFLGMVFDRPSMPGNIGTIVRSLDAFGGSGLIVTGHGADPYDPKSVRASTGSVFAIPIVRSPSPQPVLAWARAQRAAGISLTVIGTDENGADDIADLDLTGPTLLVIGNETTGLSAGWREACDVMARIPIGGAASSLNAASAATVTLYEAARQRGRP; from the coding sequence TTGAGCGCGCGTAGAGACCCGGTTCAGGATGGCCGCGCCCAGTTCACCCGGCTGGAACGCAACGTGATGCAGATCTCACGCCCGAACGCGCGATTCCAGCAGTGGGAGGCGTTGCGGCGAAATAGGAACAAGCGACAGCGAGCTGGCGAGTTCCTGGTGCAGGGAGTGCGACCGATCAGCGTCGCCATCGAGCGAGGTTGGCCGATCCGCGCCGTCCTCTATACCGCGGACCGGTCGCTGTCGCAGTGGGCCGTGCGTGTGCTCGAGCGATCAGGGGGCGAACGGGTGGCAGTCGCGCCCGAGTTGCTCCGCCAGTTGAGCGACAAAGCACAGCATGCGCCCGAGTTGGTGGCCGTGGTGGCGATGCCGGACGATCAGCTGTCCCGGATCCCTGTGGAGTCATCGTTCCTGGGCATGGTGTTCGATCGCCCCTCCATGCCCGGCAACATCGGCACCATCGTCCGGTCGCTGGACGCGTTCGGCGGTTCGGGACTCATCGTCACCGGACACGGCGCCGACCCCTACGACCCCAAGTCCGTCCGCGCGTCCACGGGGTCCGTGTTCGCGATTCCGATCGTCCGATCGCCGTCACCTCAGCCCGTGCTGGCCTGGGCACGAGCGCAGCGCGCTGCGGGAATCTCGCTGACCGTCATCGGGACCGACGAGAACGGCGCGGACGACATCGCCGACCTCGATCTGACGGGCCCGACGCTGCTCGTGATCGGCAACGAGACCACCGGGCTGAGCGCCGGATGGCGGGAGGCGTGTGATGTCATGGCGCGGATTCCCATCGGCGGCGCCGCCAGCTCGTTGAACGCCGCAAGCGCAGCCACGGTCACGCTCTACGAGGCCGCCCGCCAGCGCGGCCGTCCATAG
- the rsfS gene encoding ribosome silencing factor, which produces MTASAHALDQLAVAARAADAKGGEDLVALDVSGAMPFADVFLLVTGTSERNVLAIADEVEDRLGGRALRREGREHGRWVLLDFGDLVVHVFHREDRMYYGLERLWLDCPPIPVEPLLEAPAEAAE; this is translated from the coding sequence ATGACCGCCTCTGCCCACGCTCTCGACCAGCTCGCGGTGGCCGCGCGCGCGGCCGACGCCAAGGGCGGTGAGGACCTCGTCGCGCTCGACGTGTCGGGCGCGATGCCGTTCGCGGACGTCTTCCTGCTCGTCACCGGCACCTCCGAGCGCAACGTGCTCGCGATCGCCGACGAGGTCGAAGACCGCCTGGGAGGCCGCGCACTGCGCCGTGAGGGCCGCGAACACGGCCGATGGGTCCTGCTCGACTTCGGGGACCTGGTCGTGCACGTGTTCCACCGCGAGGACCGGATGTACTACGGGCTCGAACGCCTCTGGCTCGACTGCCCGCCGATCCCTGTCGAACCGCTGCTCGAAGCGCCCGCCGAAGCCGCGGAGTGA